The Candidatus Schekmanbacteria bacterium genome contains the following window.
TAAGCTGTATTGATATCAGATGCCGCTTCCGTCGATATGAATGCCGCATTCTTTTTCGCCGCATTCCCAAGGAAATTTACCAGCCCTCTTGTGCCGTGTTGGGAAGATTGGAATATGGCAAGGTTGACAACCGATTACTTTATACACTTCTCCATATGGAGATTTATAGTCGTAAAGTTTGTTATAGGGAACATTGTTCTTTTTTATGTATTCATCTACATCCTTTTCTGTCCAATCGTAGAGGGGATTTATTTTCAAGATTTTTCTGCCTTCCCTTTCTATTATTTCTACCTTTCTTGCATTGGATTTTCTAAATTCTGATTGATCAAAACGAAGCCCGCTTATCCATACATCGAGGGTTTTCAGTGCCCTTTCATTTGGTTCAACCTTTTTTATTCTGCAGCATCGGCTTCGTCCAAATTTAGAGTAATAGGGAAATTGGCCAAACTCTCTCTGCAGCTCTTCGAGCTTTTCCTTATCAGGTGTATATCTTTCAATTTTTATATTGTATCTTTTCTCAATCTCTTCAAGAAGCTCATATGTTTCCTTGAAATGGCAGAGCGTATCAACAAAATAAACACGAAATTCATCTACGACTTTGGAAGTGATGTCGATTATAGCAGTGCCTGTTTTCTGCAAGCTTGTGCCTATTGCAGCTCTTTTCCCATATTCTT
Protein-coding sequences here:
- a CDS encoding phosphoadenylyl-sulfate reductase, which codes for MEQVIQYPDELRKYEFLEELPAAKVLEWAFKEYGKRAAIGTSLQKTGTAIIDITSKVVDEFRVYFVDTLCHFKETYELLEEIEKRYNIKIERYTPDKEKLEELQREFGQFPYYSKFGRSRCCRIKKVEPNERALKTLDVWISGLRFDQSEFRKSNARKVEIIEREGRKILKINPLYDWTEKDVDEYIKKNNVPYNKLYDYKSPYGEVYKVIGCQPCHIPIFPTRHKRAGKFPWECGEKECGIHIDGSGI